In one Juglans regia cultivar Chandler chromosome 11, Walnut 2.0, whole genome shotgun sequence genomic region, the following are encoded:
- the LOC108993549 gene encoding disease resistance protein RPV1-like, whose product MVPLSSQRASSSVPPSSSTSPRPRWIHDVFLNFHGEDTRKSFTDHLYTALEKKGIIAYKDDEKLERGKYISQELLKAIRESMYAIPIISKNYASSRWCLTELAQIVKCMRETSLTILPIFYHVDPSEVRNQTGAFAEACARHEEDPNIDMEKMQTWRVAFKEVGNISGWHFHLRYESTIVQEIIKRILQGLSRNFSTLSKDLVGIESRVEEMMNILAIGLDDVRFIGIHGMAGVGKTTLAEVIYDRISHQFEASSFIAYIREETRNRDLVSLQKQLLSKIFMEKAINIWDDREGMNMIRNRLCYKKVILVLDDVDREEHLTALAGSHDWFGPGSRIILTSRDNHLLKRHGVNDIYRVNELNNHEALQLFSLAAFKKAYPEENYVDLSKGFVKYAQGLPLALKVLGSSLFGRGTNAWKGAWDQLKANPNKRILDILQVGFDGLEDLQKKLFLDIACFFNGELLDNILMDILESFGYYPYLNIDILMEKCLITISSKRLMMHDLLQKMGQEIIYDESPKEPGRRSRLWHYKDVLHVLKNNTGTDVIEGIVLNSVNQNEERFSVRAFSKMKKLRILKIHNTSFVNISFSNLYHKLLNLHWHSADPLRFMPTHGLRVLEWSEYPSKSLSNIFQADNLIELRFPCSHMKQLWKGISSFGSLKRFDLSGSQNLLETPDFTGVPSLETLDLEGCTSLSKVHKSIGVLKRLRRLNLHACKRLKRFPNEISLESLEYFYLSDCSRFEKFPDIVGNMTSLQLLYLDGTAIKELPPSFKSLCGLSILSLHNCKKLSKFLSVICSLSSLKILDVSNCLALGGIEDINGEVYLEQLYKSGTAIKFTKFFAVPEFGSNDACSMQEMFMTNDDSIGAFYIGFDDRVYYIRSLNHEESNLQTKGYDVENNCFKPKVMCASYLGAEIPQWFNMRSFGSHVTLQIHPNLDNNSKWKAYVHFTIYEVDEIENSDPRIFKDSHPDEGQFVEFVYHFETNEGPLKEPLVLRAPEDPSVGPIGFGVYLPAKWFLEQSNNFDGWSYIGASVKTSSSNVKVKECGVLLVPQHPHSEFYINTSIPGKKKLEIRHHLCGLVSHNVVPIRF is encoded by the exons ATGGTTCCCCTAAGTTCTCAAAGAGCCTCATCATCAGTACCACCGTCTTCTTCCACTTCTCCAAGACCTCGATGGATACATGATGTTTTCCTCAATTTCCATGGCGAAGACACCCGCAAGAGTTTTACAGACCATTTATACACTGCTTTAGAAAAGAAAGGCATTATTGCCTATAAAGACGACGAGAAACTTGAGCGAGGAAAGTATATTTCTCAAGAGCTCTTGAAAGCAATACGTGAATCTATGTACGCCATCCCCATTATCTCAAAAAACTATGCTTCCTCAAGATGGTGCTTGACTGAACTTGCCCAGATTGTCAAATGCATGAGAGAGACGAGTTTGACAATTTTGCCTATTTTCTACCATGTTGATCCCTCTGAGGTACGAAACCAAACTGGGGCTTTTGCAGAAGCTTGTGCTAGGCATGAAGAAGACCCTAATATTGATATGGAGAAGATGCAAACGTGGAGAGTTGCTTTCAAAGAAGTGGGCAACATATCCGGATGGCATTTTCATCTTag GTATGAATCAACAATTGtccaagaaatcattaaaaggATACTTCAAGGATTGAGTCGTAACTTTTCAACTCTTTCCAAGGACCTTGTTGGAATAGAATCCCGTGTGGAGGAAATGATGAACATACTTGCtattggattggatgatgttCGCTTTATAGGAATTCATGGTATGGCTGGAGTGGGTAAGACAACTTTGGCAGAAGTCATTTATGATAGAATATCTCACCAATTTGAAGCTAGCAGCTTTATTGCCTATAttagagaagaaactagaaaTCGTGATTTAgtttctttacaaaaacaacttctttCTAAGATCTTCATGGAAAAGGCAATAAACATATGGGATGATCGTGAGGGAATGAATATGATACGCAATAGACtatgttataaaaaagtaattttagtCCTTGATGATGTGGACAGAGAAGAACATCTAACAGCATTAGCAGGGAGCCATGATTGGTTTGGTCCAGGGAGTAGAATCATTTTAACGAGCAGAGATaaccatttattaaaaagacATGGAGTGAATGATATCTATAGGgttaatgagttgaataatCATGAAGCATTGCAGCTCTTTAGTTTGGCAGCTTTCAAGAAAGCTTATCCTGAAGAAAATTATGTTGATTTATCCAAAGGCTTTGTGAAATATGCTCAAGGCCTTCCTTTAGCTCTCAAAGTTTTAGGGTCCTCCTTGTTTGGTAGAGGAACAAATGCATGGAAAGGTGCTTGGGATCAACTGAAAGCAAATCctaataaaagaattttagatATACTTCAAGTAGGTTTTGATGGATTGGAGGATTTGCAAAAGAAACTGTTTTTAGATATTGCTTGTTTTTTCAATGGAGAGCTTTTAGATAACATTTTAATGGATATATTAGAAAGTTTTGGTTACTACCCATACCTCAATATTGATATTCTAATGGAGAAATGTCTTATAACCATCTCATCAAAAAGGTTGATGATGCATGATTTGCTACAAAAAATGGGTcaagaaataatttatgatgAATCTCCCAAAGAGCCTGGCCGGCGTAGTAGATTGTGGCATTATAAGGATGTCCTTCATGTGTTGAAGAATAATACT GGAACTGACGTGATTGAAGGCATAGTGCTAAACTCAGTTAATCAAAATGAGGAACGATTCAGTGTTAGAGCCTTctcaaagatgaagaaattgagAATTCTTAAAATTCACAACACAAGTTTTGTCAACATAAGTTTTTCTAATCTCTATCATAAGTTATTGAATCTGCATTGGCACAGTGCCGACCCTTTAAGATTCATGCCAACACATGGGTTACGGGTGCTAGAATGGTCTGAATATCCTTCAAAATCCTTGTCAAACATCTTTCAAGCAGACAATCTTATTGAACTTAGATTTCCATGCAGTCACATGAAGCAACTATGGAAGGGAATTAGT AGTTTTGGGAGTTTGAAACGCTTTGATCTTAGCGGCTCTCAAAACTTGCTGGAGACACCAGATTTCACCGGAGTCCCAAGTCTTGAGACACTAGACCTTGAAGGTTGTACAAGTTTATCTAAGGTCCACAAATCTATTGGTGTTCTCAAACGGCTTAGACGATTGAATCTACATGCTTGCAAACGCCTTAAAAGGTTTCCAAATGAGATTAGCTTGGAGtctcttgaatatttttatctttctgaTTGTTCAAGATTTGAGAAGTTCCCAGACATTGTGGGAAACATGACTTCATTGCAGTTACTTTATTTGGATGGTACTGCCATAAAGGAACTACCCCCATCATTTAAGAGTTTATGCGGCCTTTCTATATTGTCTTTACATAACTGCAAAAAGCTCTCAAAATTTTTGAGTGTTATTTGTAGTTTGTCTTCTCTTAAAATTCTGGATGTATCTAATTGCCTAGCACTTGGTGGAATTGAAGACATAAATGGTGAGGTGTATCTGGAACAATTGTATAAAAGTGGAACTGCTATCAAATTCACTAAGTTTTTCGCAGTGCCAGAGTTTGGCTCAAATGATGCTTGTTCTATGCAAGAAATGTTTATGACCAATGATGACTCTATTGGGGCCTTTTATATTGGTTTTGATGACAGAGTCTACTACATTAGAAGCTTGAATCATGAAGAGAGTAATTTGCAGACAAAAGGCTATGACGTT gaaaataattgttttaagcCCAAGGTAATGTGTGCATCTTACTTGGGAGCTGAAATTCCACAGTGGTTCAACATGAGAAGTTTTGGTTctcatgtaacacttcaaatCCATCCAAACTTAGATAATAATAGTAAGTGGAAGGCATATgttcattttactatttatgAAGTTGATGAGATAGAGAATTCAGATCCAAGGATTTTCAAGGATAGTCATCCAGATGAAGGCCAGTTTGTTGAGTTTGTTTATCATTTTGAGACTAATGAAGGTCCTCTGAAAGAACCCTTAGTCCTTCGTGCCCCCGAAGACCCTTCTGTAGGGCCAATTGGGTTTGGGGTGTATCTACCAGCCAAGTGGTTTTTGGAGCAGTCAAATAATTTCGATGGATGGAGCTATATTGGAGCATCAGTTAAAACAAGTAGCTCGAACGTGAAGGTGAAAGAGTGCGGGGTGCTCCTTGTACCTCAACATCCCCATTCTGAATTCTATATTAATACCAGTattccaggaaaaaaaaaattagaaattaggcATCATCTTTGTGGTTTGGTAAGTCATAATGTTGTACCTATTCGTTTCTAA